The Fusarium oxysporum Fo47 chromosome II, complete sequence genome includes a region encoding these proteins:
- a CDS encoding dienelactone hydrolase, whose amino-acid sequence MASHPPAACCTIANLHEGTPKGDIVKVGNVTGYLAKSSKESKQAVLYLPDIFGIWQNSKLMADAFAAEGYTCLVVDTFNGDPVPLEMPEGFDIMKWLGEGSDGKNPHTAEAVDPIVVSGIEYLKSIGITQIAAVGYCLGAKHLIRHYKDGIKVGFIAHPSFVEPEELSAITGPLSIAAAELDDLFTVEKRHESEGILSQSKQDFQINLFSGVHHGFAVKGDMKDKRQLFAKEQAFNQAVSWFKRHLE is encoded by the exons AtggcttctcatcctcctgcTGCGTGCTGCACTATCGCCAATCTCCATGA GGGAACTCCTAAGGGAGATATTGTCAAAGTCGGCAATGTCACTGGATATCTAGCAAAGTCCTCCAAGGAGTCCAAGCAGGCTGTTCTTTACCTCCCAGACATCTTTGGTATTTGGCAAAACAGCAAACTTATGGCTGATGCTTTCGCTGCTGAGGGCTATACATGTCTTGTTGTTGACACCTTTAATGGGGATCCAGTGCCTTTGGAGATGCCTGAGGGATTCGACATTATGAAGTGGCTTGGTGAGGGCTCTGATGGAAAGAATCCCCACACGGCGGAAGCTGTGGATCCCATCGTCGTGTCTGGTATTGAGTACCTAAAGAGCATTGGCATTACCCAGATCGCTGCCGTTGGATACTGCTTAGGAGCCAAA CACCTCATTCGTCACTACAAGGATGGTATCAAAGTTGGATTCATCGCCCATCCATCATTCGTCGAGCCAGAGGAGCTGTCTGCCATCACTGGCCCTCTGTCCATCGCAGCTGCAGAGCTCGATGATCTTTTCACAGTAGAGAAACGCCATGAGAGTGAAGGCATCCTGTCCCAGTCAAAGCAGGACTTCCAGATCAATCTGTTCTCTGGAGTTCACCATGGCTTCGCTGTCAAGGGAGACATGAAAGATAAGAGGCAATTGTTTGCCAAGGAACAAGCGTTCAACCAGGCAGTGTCTTGGTTCAAGAGACATCTTGAGTAG
- a CDS encoding mitochondrial carrier domain-containing protein has translation MTTQADPESLARSTEQTPLLADQPSPEINEADNEPEAEPTPEKRPKSWYAWRIFWAVLAIVVLAVFIKGWIDADETEFDLKKALKRALGGGLSGAAAMVLQVLLLMPLRTIMNYQYRHGTSFTVATRTLYTEGGIRRYYQGIAPALFQGPIARFGDTAANAGILALLQSNPYLKNLPSPIKTIFASLCAAAFRMILTPIDTLKTTLQAQGARGTALLRRRIKSNGIGSLWWGAFATAAATFVGHYPWFATYNYLSEVITEPPRHPLFWWLLRLAFIGFCASIVSDSISNSLRVVKTYRQVNDTKVSYAEAARAVVIQDGVIGLLGRGLKTRILANGLQGILFSILWKLFLDLWEKKT, from the exons ATGACGACTCAAGCTGATCCTGAGAGTCTTGCGCGAAGTACTGAGCAGACGCCGCTGCTAGCGGACCAGCCATCCCCGGAGATAAATGAAGCCGATAATGAGCCGGAAGCCGAGCCGACTCCGGAGAAAAGGCCGAAGAGCTGGTATGCTTGGAGGATATTCTGGGCTGTGCTTGCGATAGTGGTATTGGCGGTTTTTATCAAAGGCTGGATCGATGCAGATGAGACTGAG TTTGACCTCAAGAAAGCCCTCAAGCGGGCTCTTGGCGGAGGACTCAGTGGCGCGGCAGCCATGGTGCTGCAAGTCTTACTACTGATG CCTCTGCGGACAATTATGAACTATCAGTATCGCCACGGCACGTCCTTTACAGTTGCCACGCGGACTCTTTACACCGAGGGCGGAATTCGAAGATACTACCAAGGCATCGCACCTGCGTTGTTCCAAG GCCCAATCGCAAGATTCGGAGATACGGCTGCCAACGCTGGTATTCTCGCCTTGCTCCAATCAAACCCTTACCTCAAGAATCTTCCATCACCTATTAAGACCATTTTTGCCTCTCTATG TGCTGCTGCGTTCCGCATGATCCTCACTCCAATCGACACTTTGAAGACAAccctccaagctcaaggtgCCCGTGGAACAGCCCTTTTGCGACGACGTATCAAATCGAACGGAATTGGCAGCCTGTGGTGGGGAGCTTTCGCTACCGCTGCTGCTACTTTTGTCGGCCATTATCCTTGGTTCGCTACG TACAACTACTTGTCCGAGGTCATTACTGAGCCCCCCAGACATCCTCTGTTCTGGTGGTTGCTCCGTCTCGCCTTCATCGGCTTCTGCGCTTCAATCGTCTCCGattccatctccaactcACTGAGAGTTGTCAAGACCTATCGACAAGTCAATGACACCAAGGTTTCGTATG CCGAAGCTGCACGCGCTGTGGTCATTCAAGACGGGGTTATCGGCCTCCTCGGACGTGGACTCAAGACTCGCATTTTGGCCAACGGCCTACAGGGCATTCTGTTCTCTATTCTCTGGAAATTATTCCTCGATCT GTGGGAAAAGAAGACCTGA
- a CDS encoding glycosyl hydrolase family 61-domain-containing protein, giving the protein MHFTFFLAAFVGNAAAHGVVSSFKTDGAEHQGYLMNYYYDTKNGKALPPLAAWSAENLDNGFVSPNNYTHPEIICQKNGKPANLTVQVAAGGTIDFQWTKWAHFGPMMTYVAPCNGDCSAVDKTTLKWVKIDEAGIDFDTQEWAARKMVNNNRTWTTKIPPTLAAGNYVFRHETIAVHGSNRIGGAQNYPQCFNIEIIGSGTAKPEGVLGTKLYTPTDPGLYFNPYTILKNYTIPGPPLFKDGNGGLTDGSPTTFEAITNAFPTATSVPSDSSPKPSASGCRAVQKAKNQKTRHSRF; this is encoded by the exons ATGCActtcaccttcttcttggctgcttttGTCGGCAACGCCGCTGCACATGGCGTTGTCTCAAGCTTCAAGACTGATGGTGCTGAACACCAAGGTTACCTGATGAACTACTACTATGATACCAAGAACGGCAAAGCTCTCCCTCCTTTGGCTGCATGGTCTGCTGAGAACCTCGACAATGGCTTCGTGTCCCCAAACAACTATACTCATCCAGAAATTATTTGCCAGAAGAATGGAAAGCCGGCCAATTTGACTGTTCAGGTTGCCGCTGGCGGGACCATCGACTTTCAATGGACCAAATGGGCTCATTTCGGCCCAATGATGACCTATGTGGCTCCCTGCAATGGCGATTGCTCCGCTGTCGACAAGACCACCCTCAAGTGGGTAAAGATTGACGAAGCGGGGATCGATTTTGACACTCAAGAGTGGGCGGCTAGAAAGATGGTCAACAACAACCGAACATGGACGACAAAGATACCCCCGACGCTAGCTGCCGGCAACTATGTCTTCCGTCACGAAACAATCGCTGTTCACGGGTCAAACAGGATTGGCGGCGCACAGAACTACCCTCAATGCTTCAATATCGAGATTATAGGGTCGGGAACTGCCAAGCCTGAGGGTGTCTTGGGCACTAAGCTCTACACTCCCACTGATCCGGGCCTCTACTTCAACCCTTACACAATTTTGAAGAACTATACCATTCCTGGTCCTCCTCTATTCAAGGACGGTAATGGAGGTCTTACCGATGGCTCT CCAACCACTTTCGAAGCTATCACCAACGCCTTTCCAACTGCCACTAGCGTACCCAGTGATTCCTCTCCTAAGCCATCCGCGAGCGGATGTAGAGCTGTGCAAAAAGCTAAAAACCAGAAGACTAGGCATTCTCGTTTCTAG